GTGCCACGGGATCACGCAACGGGTGACCTATGCTTACGGCGCCTATGCGCTTGAGAAGATGTGAGGTGTGAGAGACATGCGAATACCAGATGTGAAGTCCGGCTTTTTTGGGATGGTGTCCGCGGCCATCGCTTCACTCTGCTGTCTCCTGCCGCTTGCGGTGATTGTGCTGGGGCTGGGCAGCGGGGCCTTCATGATGACCACCATGCAGTACCGGGCCATCTTCATCCCGGCGGGGATCATCGGGGTCAGTCTCGGCTGGGCCTTTTATCTTCGTGAGCGCAAGCGATGCAATGCGCTTAGTTGCAGGATGTCAGGTGGACGATTGAATCTGGTATTCCTCCTGCTTGCAACTGTTATTGTGGCCGGAGCCGTCGCACTGGACCAACTCCCGAACTTCACCGCCGACCTGCTGATGCGCGTCACATCCGGTGGGTCGGATACCATGCCGATGTCCGGCTCCGCAGTGGAGCATTCCAACATGAACCATGGAGGTGGGACCCAATGAAGGCTACGCGTGAGTACGATCGACGCACCTTCCTTTTCTGGGGAATGGGAGCATCGCTTCTTCTGCTTCTGAGGGAGGCGACGGCCTCAGAGACCGCCGTCGTACGCCTGCGGATTGACGGCATGACGTGAGGCGCCTGACCCCTCGTGGTCAAGAAGGCCCTGGAAGGGCTGAAGGGCGTCACAAGCGCAGAGGTAAGTTTTAAGGACAAGCTCGCGCGCGTCACGTATGAGCAAGGCGTCGTGACCATCGAGCAAATGATCGAAGCGGTACGCAAGGCCGGGTTCCAGGCTAGCTTACAGTAAACCCCTTGCAGAAGCCGCCAATGCCGGCCTAGTACTTGATTGCAATAATACCCGTAACGTCATTCCCGCAGTCCTTAAGCGGGAATCCATTGTTTTTACTGGATACCCGCTCCCCGCTTTAAGCCTGCGGGGACAAGCTTCGCGGGTATGACGGTTTATGTGCGCTAACTTTCGCAAGTAAGCACTAGACTCGTGCCGGTTCAATGGGATTAAGATAAGTCTGTGCAGGATGCGCCAAGAAGGTCTGCTCAGAACACACCCCGAAATCCCCAGATTACGATCACGTCGGGCTTCAGGCCCAAGGGCCGCTCGAGGCCTCGGCTGATGGGGAGTTCTACGGCTGCTTCAATGAGCCACTGTGGACCGAGAAAATACTGGAAGCCCGGGGCCAGGAAGAACTCGGTCCCGCCGGACTCGGACACGGAGGTGCCCCCAACTCTGTCCTCGGTTGCCGTCGTCCCCACCAGCTCCAGGCCCACATTAAACTGGGAGAGGTCCGGGATCGGCCAGTCGGGAAAGAGCTGATATTGAACAGTGAGGTCATAGGATACCATATCCCCCGCCTTGAACCCTCGTGCCGCGCTGTTGACCTTGCCCAACGCCCCGAGGTACAGTCCCCACCGCCGGCTGATCGAACCCAGATTGAGCCCCACCAGGCCATCGACCGAGCCTGACCCTGGCTGCAGGGCAGGCGGAAGCCTTCCTTGCGCATCGCGACGCCCGCTGTCACCCGTTGGAAGCTTCAGGCCGCCCAGCAGCGTGGCCTCAATGGTTCCATGGGGCCTGTCCTGCCGGAAGAAGCGGTAGAGGCCGAAGAGGCGAAGATCCCCGACCCCCTCGGCGCCACGCTGGCGGCCGTCCTCCAGCGTGAGATTTTTTGAGACATAGGGGAGACTCAACGCTACGTTGAGATCGCGGCGAGGGGAATAGAGCGCCAAGACTGGGGCCTCCCAGATGGTGAGGCGATTGCCTCCGTCACTCAGACGGGTGTACACCCCGAGACCCCGCACGGCTGTTCCAAGGGAAAAGAGCGTGGTAGGCCCGACGCCGACAATCGGATCAGCGAAGCTCGGGTCCGGCCCTGACACCCAGCAAACAGCAACCCATCCGAGAACGCGGATCCACCGACCTCTCCTTCCGTTTTTCGTTGCCATTACTGGACCTCAAATCGCTCAACCTGCGCCCACTCCTTCTCTTTCGGGATCATCCCTACGATGCTCACGCGCCTGCCATCCAACTTCGCGGCCTTCCGCAGTGTCTCAAACTGCTCATCGGCCACAAGCGGGATGACTTGCTCCGTTCCCCGCACTTCGAATGCCGGACTGCCGTCTCGGGTAGTAAGCCGACCTACCGCCTCGAACCGGATCCAGGTCGGCGTAAACCCTGCATCCACGACGAGCTTCCTGAGCTTCTCCACCTCGAGTCGCTGGCCTTCCTTGAGCTTAATCTCTACCTGCGCCAACTCCAAGCTGACCTTTACCTTGTCCACGCCATCCAGGCGTGTTAGGGCCTTTCGGACCCCGTATGCTCAGGTGGCTCAGACCATCCCATCGACACCCATCTGGACCTGCTTGATCTCAGCCACGGTCAACGCGGGAAACGCTAACGCCAGGACCACAGCCAATCCGATCACAGCGGAGACCTGCGTTATTCGCTTTCCCATACCGCTCCTCCTTTCTTAAGCCTCTACGCTGGAAGACATCTACGAGTGATGCCCGACCCCCTTGATGGCCTCGAAGAAGTAGGCGCCTCGGCCCCACAGGGAATTGATGAAGATCGACGTCACGCTGGCCGCCATGGCCACCATGCCCCAGATGGGGTAGATCAATCCTGTCGCGGCGGCCGGAATCCCGACACCGTTGAACAGGAATGCGAGGAAGACGTTTTGCACCATCTTTCGGTAGCTGTACCGGCTGACCTCGTAGGCGTCGAGCACGGCGCCCAGCCGCTGGTTGAGGATGATCACATCGGCGGATTCGATGGCGATGTCGGCGCCGCTGCCGAAGGCGATGCCGACCTCGGCCTGCATGAGCGCCGGCGCGTCGTTGATCCCATCGCCAACCATGGCCGTACGGGCGCCCTGCTGAAGCGTGCGGATCATCGTCGCTTTCTCGGCCGGCAGCACGCGCGCATGCACGTCCGCGATGCCGGCGGCGCGGGCGAAATAACGCGCCGCCTCCTCGTTGTCGCCGGTGATCAAGCTTGTTCCGATGCCGAGCGCATGCAGGCGGCGCACCGTCTCCACTGCGTCGGGCCGCAGACCGTCGCCGAGCGCCAGCAGGCCCAGCAGTTCGTCTCCCCGCGCCACGCCGATCACGGTCAGCCCTTCCGCTTCGATCGCCTTGATACGTCCGTCCTGCGGCTGCAGATTGACGGCGTGGCTCGCGAGAAAATCCGGGCTGCCGACCAGCACCCGCGAATGGTTAAGACGCGCCCGGACGCCCTGACCCGCCACAGCCTCGAATTCCTGTACCTCCGGAAGCGCGATGCCGCGTTTGGTCGCCGCATCTACCACGGCGCGAGCCAGCGGGTGTTCAGACCCGACCTCTGCAGCCCCAGCCAGCACGAGCAGTTCCTCTTCCGAGCACGCCAGCGGAACGATCGCCCGTAACGCGGGGCGACCCTCGGTCAGCGTCCCGGTCTTGTCGAAGACCACGCACTGCACCCGTCGCAGGGCTTGAAACGCCTCACCCGTGCGCATCAGCACGCCGCGTTCGGCCGCCTGACCTGCGCCCCGCACGATCGACAGCGGCGCCGAGATCCCCACCGCGCAGGGATAGCCCATGACCAGCACACTCAGGCCGGCAAACATCGCTCGGCGCAGATCGGGGGCGGATCCGACGACCAGCGGGCCGAGCGCCCACACGAGGGTCGCGCCGGCCGCGGTGAGCAGCACCATCGGGGTGTAGACGCGCAGCACACGGTCCACCAGGTGCAGCAGGCCTGGCTTCAGCGCCCGCGCGCCTTCGACACTGCGGATCACCTGCCGGAGGAAACTCTCCTCACCCACCGCCGCGACCCGCACCAGCAGCGTGCCGCGACCGTTGAGGGAACCGCTCACCGTCCGGTCGCCCGGGCGCTTCTCCACGGGGAGCGGCTCGCCGGTGACGAGGGATTCGTCCACATCCGATTCACCCGACTCGACCTGACCGTCCACCGGGACCCGCCCGCCCGGTCGAATGCGGACCACGTCCCCGATGCGCACCGCTTCGAGCGGCACTTCTTGCTCCGTACCATCCTTGACGATAGAGGCCACGTCAGGCTCCAGGTCCAGCAGCTTCTTGACCGCCTGCGAACTGCGGGTTTTCACGATCAGCGACAGCCATTCTGAGAAGATGTGATAGGCAAGGACCATCACGGCCACCGAGAAAAACGCGGTCGTCGGATAATCCGGCAGGTCGAAAGTCAAGCCGACCACGCCGCCGATCAGTCCTGCGAAGGCCCCGGCCTCAACGAGCACGTGCTGGTTCAGGATGCCGCGCCGCAGCGCCATGAAGCCCATGCGCGCAATGTGCCCACCCACGCCGAAGATGACGGTCAGGGCGAGCGCGCCGGCGAGCCACGGCGTGGCGCCGCCGAACGCGCCGCGCAACTGGAGAGCGTAGGTGCCTGCCCCGAATGCAGCGAGCAGGGCCGAGCCCGACAGCGCCCACCGCACGCCATAGCTGCGCAGGACCACGAAGGAGAACCCCACCATGCTCGCGATCGAAAACACACAGAGCACGAACCACGCGCTATCGATCGGGTACCCGGCCAACCCCATCGCGGCGATGCTCATGGCCAACGCGGCGAGGAAACGCTCGCGCTCGCGCACCAGCGCGCGCTCTTCTTCCTCACACGCACGCAGCTTGCGCGGATCGGAGATGGTGTAGCCGATATCCTTGAGCGTCTGCAACAGCTCCTCGGCTCTGGCAAGCGCGGGGTCGTACTCGATAAGCGCTTGTTCATGGGTCAGGCTCACCGCGACCTTGTCCACCCCGGTCTGCTTGCCCAGTGCCCGCTCGATGGTGCCGGTACACAACGAACAGTGCAGCCCGCCAATATGGGCGCGGATTCGCCGGTGGCCTGGTCGTTTCGAAGGCTCGTCGCTCCAGAAGCGCTGTGTAGATTCAACGGTCATTTCCATGCTCATGTGTGCCTCCCTTACTGCTTTCTCCCATCCGATGCGAGGGTCTCCAGGATCGGACACTCGCTGGTGGGGCCGCGACCTCGACAGGCGGCAGCCAGCTTCATCAGCGCCGTCTTCATCTGTTCCAGGTCGCGAACCTTTGCGTCGATATCGGCGATTTTGGCTTGCGCTCGCCTTTTAATGTCTGCGCTCGTCGTCTCGGGATCGATACGCAGAGACAGGAGTTCCACGATTTCTTTCAACGAGAACCCCAACTCCTGCGCGCGCCTGATGAACCGGATCCGCTCGACGGCCTCGAGGGGATACTGACGGTACCCGGATTCGCGTCGAGGCGGCTCGGGTATGAGCCTTCGCCGCTCGTAGTAGCGAATCGTTTCGATATGCACATGGGCTTGCTTCGCCAACTGCCCTATGGTCAATGTCTGCATGTCCTCACCTCAACTCAATTATAAGATAGACCCTGCACCTAGGTACGGAGTCAAGGGGTATGGAGAACTTTTTATGGATCTCCGGTTTGCACTGAACTCAGAAAGACTATTAACCAGGCGGGAGCGTAACCCTAGGACCTCACGGTTGGAAGTGCGAAGGGATGGGTGATGAAGCCCGCCAGAGTTGGGTCTGGGGATAAAACCCCTTCCACGCAAACCAGAAGGCCCTGGTGGTTGGGAGCTGGCGTAGCCGGCTGCCGCTGAGCTGACCTTTGATGGCCGTGCCGGTGAGCGCCTGCCACGTTGAACCGGTTTGCCGGTCCTCCATCACCAGGTCGCCGTTCACCTCACGCAAGCTCGTAAACTCCAGGACCCGCTCCCCCATTCGCCTCGCGAAGGCCACCGCCGTCGCCTCTTTCGCCGAGAAGGCCACCAGGATCGGTTCGCCGCTCACCATATCCTGCACGAGGGGCTGGCGGTTCAGATCGCGATAGGGATAGGCGACTCGCGTGTCGCCCAGACTCAATCCCAGGACGAACTCCTTGCCGGGGAGGACGGCGTCCGGATTCCTGGTTCTGAAGATCCCCAGCTTCGCCTGGTCTTCGAAGTAACGCTGGTAGGTGTTACGGGTTCCCTCGACCCCGAAGGCGCTCTGCTTCGAGAGGACGAGGGTATCAGGATGGAGCCGTCTCCACTGCTTCCAGGTGGTGTGGGAAGCCGGATAGGGTGTCAAGGTCTGCCCTCTCAGCGGCCCGACAATGGCGCTTCCTGTGACGTGGCTCCAGAGGCTGTCGGTTTCGCGATCATACATGACCAAGGCGTCCTTCCAAAGCCGTCCACTGACCCCGAAGGTGATCGGCTTGCCCTGGTGCGTCGGCCGGACATACACGATGCCCGTAAAGCAGAGGGGTCACCAGGTCACGGCAATGGGGAGGGTCCCGAGCTGGTCGTTCACAATCTCATGGTGGTTGAGTTGCCAGAGTGAGTAGGCCTTGGCGACCTTCCCATCGGTGAGGCCGAGGACCGGCTCCTCCGGCTGCATGACCCGGTCGCCCTCGGTAGCGGAGACGAACGTGGGATGATCAATGGCGGGGATCGCGTCTTTCGGTAACACGGTCATGATGGGTGCGCCGTTCACAACCTCACTGAAAGGCCCCGCCGTCCCCGCCAAGGCCGGACCCGAACCCCCCATCGAAGCCGCGAAGGCCACTAAGCCCACGAAAAGCCACTTCCACGTTCTCCGTACCATTTCATCCTCCAACCTGTGGGCCGTTTCGACCATCTCTTCCTGGTGTCCTGTTTCTGAAATTCGTTGCATATTTCTGGCCGTCATTCCGCCCCCGATCAGGTCGGGGGCCGCATAGCGGGCGCGAGCCGGAATCCAGGAAAATACGCGAGTTCTGGATTCCCGCTTTGGCGGGAATGACGATACAGAGAGCCCCGACCTCTTCATCGAACTTCTGACCCAGGACACTAGCCAAGACGCATGAGCAACTGAAGGAACCCCTTGAGCGGCCCACTGAACAGCTTTTCCCGGTAGTACTGATCGGCCGCCCGGCGCACGCCCTCGGCGAGGGTGGGGTAGGTATGGATGGTCTGTGCGAGCGCGCCGACCGGGAGCCCCTTCCGCATCGCGAGGATCACCTCCTGGATGAGGTCGCCGGCCTGAGGGCCCAGGATATGGGCTCCCATGATCTTCCCCTTCGGCGTACAGACAAGCTTTATCAGGCCTACCGCCTCCCCGTCGCAGAGGGCTCGGTCCAGGTCTCCAAAGCTGTACCGATAGACCTTCACATTTCCGAACTGCTCCCCGGCTTCGACCTCGGTTAAGCCGACCCTGGCCACCTCGGGATCGGTGAAGGTGCACCAGGGGACGGCTGAATAGTTCGCCTTGCTCTTGAACGGAAACAGCGCATTGCGGACGACCAGACGGGCCTGATACTCTGCCACGTGGGTAAAGAGGAGCTTCCCTGTGATGTCGCCACAGGCCCAGATGTTCCGAGCGGTGGTCCGTAACGTTTCGTCCACAATGATCCCCTTACTGTTATAGCTCACCCCTGCCGCCTCGAGGTTCAACCCCTCCACATTCGGCCGCCTGCCGGTCGCCAGGAAGATCTCCTCGGCCCTAAAGGTCACCGCTACACCGCTGCACTCTCCGTGGACAAGCTTCTGAGTTCCATCCTTCTCTACTCGAAATGCCTTGGTGCAGGTGTGGATGTCGATCCCCTCAGTCCGGAGGATCGCCTCCAGCGCCTGGGCGATCTCTTGCTCTTCCCGAGGCAGGATCTGCCCCACCACCTCCAAGACTATTACCCGGACGCCAAAGCGCGCGAAGAGCTGGGCGAACTCGATTCCAATGGGCCCTGCCCCCAGGATTACGACCGATCGAGGGAGATGCGAAAGCGTCAAAGCGCTGACGTGGTCTAGGAAGCCGACCTCCTCCAACCCCTCAATCGGAGGGACAGCAGTCCTTGAGCCGGTGGCGATGACGACCTTCTTGGCGGCAATCCGCTCCCCTCCAACCTTGAGCTCTGTAGGGGAGAAGAAGCTCGCCTGGTCGGAAAAGAGCGTGACACCGAGCCCCTTAAACCGCTCCGGGGAGTCGTGCTTTCCTACCTGCTGTTGCACCTGTCGCATCCGGTCCATCACCTTCACAAAATCGAAGGAGACCTCGGGCGTATTCAGGCCAAAATCGGCTGCCCGGCGCATCAGGTGCAGGACTTTCGCGGAGCGGATCAGGGCCTTGGAGGGGACGCAGCCCGTGTGTAGGCATTCGCCCCCAAGCCGGTCGCGCTCGATGAGCGCGACCTTGACGCCGAGGGACGCAGCGCCGGCAGCAGTCACAAGCCCCGCCGTACCGCCCCCGATCACGGCAAGATCAAAGGTGTCCATCAGATCCTCCTTGCGCTTGAAGCGGGCCGTTTAACATCCGATGAAGGCGCGTGGCCGTAGTAGAGCCGGTAGAGTAGATCAGAGCCCACACCGACGAAATAGAGAAAACGAAGAGTCCACATCAGCAGGATGATCCGGAAGATTCCCTCCCGCTCCCACTTCCGCGCCGATGTCGTGACCTTCGAGCGAAGACATGCCATCCTCCCCATCTTTTTCAGCCGTTTCGTCAGCTCCACATCTTCCATCAAAGGGATGTCAGGATACCCTTCCAACTCTTCGAATGTCTGCCGTCTCACAAAGAGGGCCTGATCACCGGTGCAGATCTTCGTGAGGCGCGAGCGAAGGTTGATAAAAAAGGCGATGACCGTGAAGACCGGGCGAGGATTATCAAATCGGATGTCGAAGCGTCCAGACACAATATCGGGATTGCTCACGGCTTCAAGGATCGCCGCTTCTGCCCCGGCAGGCAGGAGCGTATCAGCATGGAGGAAGAGCAGGCTCTGCCCCTTCGCCACCTTCGTGCCTGCGTTCATTTGCCTGGCCCTCCCCCGCTCGCTCGAGAAGAGCCTCACATGGGGAAACCGGCGCACAACCGCGCTGGTCTCATCCTCACTTCCCCCGTCCACGACAATGACTTCGACCCCGGGGCAAACCACCCGGAGATGCGGAAGCAGGCGCTCAAGATTCTCTGCCTCGTTGAGGACCGGAATGATCACGCTTAGCATCTCTCCTGCCTCCTAACGGTCCCCGCTTTCCACCGACCGGAGCACAATGTCGTCGTAGTACGCCACAGCGGACTCACCGGTATTGTCGGTGTCGGTCATCAGCGCGATACCGGCGATCCGAGGAGGTTCTGCGCCGAAGAGGCGCTTATAATCGGCATAGAGGTTTCGCTCCTCGAGCACCCACCGCCCCACGTTTTCCGCCCTACTCTCCACAGCGATCATCTTCGCCCGATCGGTGTAGGCGTTATCGATGGCCGTTCCCCTGGGGAGTCGGTTGTCCCAGATGTAGTTAATGACATGCTTTGGCGGGTACTCGCCATAGATGAGCTTGTAAGTCCCATAGCTGGTCCTCTCCCAGAGTGTGGCGTTTCGAGCGTCATACTGGAAGGCCACGTACACGCGAGCTGGGTAGTCGTCGCCTTCTTTGCGGCGGGCATCTCCCTTGGCGAGGATATTCTCCACCTTCCATCGCCAGGAGAGGATCTGGTAGACCTTTGGATCGAGGTCCAGCGCCTTGTACAGGCCAGAAGCCGATGCATGGCTTTCCGCTTTCACGATGTAGTTGTCACCCTCCTGAATCACGGTGTAACGGGTCTTCGCAGGGATCTTCCGGAATGTCAACGATGTCCAGCCGTGGGGTAGGCCCCCTGGATCGGTTGGAGGGCCGAATCGGTCCACCACCAGCAGTTCCCCGCCAAGACCCCAGGCGACCGCACAGAGCGAGAGTACGGCGACAAAGGCGGAGGTGTAGATGATGCTCCGTTGTGCTCTTCTCATCACCGGTTCACCGCAGCAGGTCATCCGTGGCTGGGCTGGTTTTGTTCAGCCATCGGGGAATAAGCGTAACCAAGACCAGCAAGGCCCCCGCAATCCCCAGGTAAAGCAAAGTCCGCTGTATGTCCCCGCCCCCTTCTGAGAGGGCGCCACCGGCGAAGGTGTAGGCCGCTGTCCCTGGCAGCATGCAAGGCCAGGAGGTCAGGAGATGGCTCCAGAAGCCGATCCGGGTTAGACCGTAGGCGTAGTTTTGAAGGTTGAAGGGAAACAGGGGGACGAGACGGGTAATCATGACAATCTGCCAGCCGTACCGGGCCACCGCCTGGTCGATCTTCGCGAGCCGGCGGTTCTCCGATACCCACCGCTCCACCATCCCCCTCGCGCCATAGCGGGCGATGAGGAAGGTGAGCGCCACGCCGATAGTGGAGGCGATGGAGACATAGACGGTTCCCCAGATGGGACCGAAGGCGACGCCACCCAGGACCGTGATCGGGAGGCCAGGCACGAAGAAGATGACCGCCAGGATGTAGCCCGTGATGAAGACGAGGGGAGCTAACGATCCAAAACTGTCGATCCACACCTTTAGATAGGCAAGATTTTTCAGGCTGAGGATCTCCTGGAGGCCGAAGGCCCTGGCCAGGAACGCCCCTGCCAGGACGATCCCCGCCAGCAGGAGCAACCGTTCCCACGGTCTTTTTGACCTGTGAACGACTTCACTCAAAGCGATGCCTCCTCCACCGATACCCCGGCTCCAGGATGGTCCCCGGTTCGGTCATGGTCTCCAGGGCCTGCAGCGCATCAAGCAGGATCGTGCGCTGCTGCTTGACAGCAAAGGCTTCGCCGAGGGGATGGCCGAAAGGGTAGTGAAGGTAAAGGGCCCGTGGCGGCTTCACCTTCTTCGTCACCTCTTTCTGGAGCGTGATCCCGATCGTCGGAATCCCTTCCGCCTCGATGGCACGCTGCAGCAGGCCCACGGCCTGGTTGCAGAGCCCTCAGGCCGGGGTGAGGACCACAGCCTCTGCCCCGTCGCGCCGCAGGCGACGCGCTACCTCAGGTGCGGTCTGCTGTACCAGCGTCTTCACGTGCGGGCCGTCAATATGCCCCATGAAGCCATAGACAAAGGGGGCGATCCCCCCGATCAGCCCTTCGGCCTTGAGCTCCTTCAGTCGGTCCAAGGGCAGGACCACATTGAGATCTTTGTCTGCCGCTGAGTGGTCATAGTATTTGTGGGTGATCGTCAGCTCTTGTGGCTTTGTGTCCGCCGAAATGACTCGAAAGCTGGGATCGCCGTTCGGATCGTCCATGTCAAAAGGGGGTTGAGCCTTCAGGTGGACCCCCGCCGTAGTCACGAGGCCGATCACACTCTCTCGAATCGGCTTCTTCACAAGCGTCCACGGGATCCCTTCCGTCTCCACGAAACGATGGCGCCTGGCCCAGCGCTCGGAAAGCCAGGGCAGACGCTTGTAGAGCTGCACCATCAGCACGTTGGTCAGATCCTGAAGCCGTCCCATCAGTGAGCTCGCATGTGCGCCTTCAGGCGACCCGTTGCAACAGGACGTAGATGCCTGCCGCCACTAACGCCGCGACCGGAAGCGTGATAACCCAGGCCAGCACGATATTCCGGACCACACCCCATTGAGCCTTGCCGTTGCTGGCGCCAATCCCGAACAGCGCCCCGCACGAGACGTGGGTGGTCGAGACCGGCAGACCCCACCTGGAGGCGAAGATGACCAGAAAGCTCGTCACGAGATTCGCGATGACCCCCTGGTCGGCGTCCATCGCGGTGATCCGTGTGCTCACGGTCTCGGCCACGCTCCGCGCATGCAGCAGCCCGCCCAAAGCCATGAACAACGCGACCAGAGACGCCCCCCACGTGAGGTCAACACTTCCCGCTGCAACACCCAGCGCGACGATCTTCGGGGTATCGTTGAGCCCTCTGGCAAAGCTCACCGCCCCTGCGCTCAGGTAATGGACGCCGTCGAGGACGGTCTGGGCACTTACGCCCATCATCGTACCGGTATAGCGCCGCCGGCACCCCTCCGCTTCATCCAGGACGACACGAAGGGGCGTTGTCCCAATGGGCAGGTGACGCCCTTCAGCGGTCGTGGCGACGGCAACGGGCACAAATTCCTCCCCTACACAGAGACAGGCCTCTTTTGTGATGCCTGTCCAATTGGCCGCAAGCCTGAACAGGGGGTACGCGAGCAACGCCAATCCCACGGCCAGTAATGGGCTCACCATGAGCGGTTTCAAAAAGTTGGTCCACAGCGTCGAGAAACCCAAATCGAATCCCACTGCCACAAGGCCGGTCCCGATCATGGCGCCGGTCAGACTGTGGGTGGTCGAGATGGGCGCCCCAATCTTGGTTGCCAGGGCCACGGTGAAGGCCGCACCCAGGATGACGGCCACGAGAAACGGCTTCGACCCTGCGAGGGCGGCGGGGATCAGACCACGTCCCCCAAACGTCTGGATCAGCGTTGTGGCAACAAACGCGGCGGCCACTGAACCGGTAAGCGTTGCCCCCGTCGCCAACCAGAGGGCCTTTCTGTAGGTCGTCGTGCCGCTCCCAAAGAGGGTGGCCACCCCCTTAAAATTGTCATTGGCCCCGTTGGCATAGGCAACGAACATCGACGCCGCGAATAGCAGTACCGTCCAAGGCATATGCGTGCTCCTTATGAGATTATGGCCCCACCGCAACTGCTCCCTGCCCCAGCGGTACAGGCATAGCAGTGGTTCCCGACCAGGATCTGGCGGCCCTCGACTGCATCTGCAGCCAGTTCCCAGATCTTCAGCGGCCGTCCTTTTCCATCTTGCAGCGGCATGTTAAGTGCCTGATTGAAATCACAATCGTACACCGACCCTTCCCAGCCCACGCTCAACAGGTTCCTGCACATCACACGGTCCAAGGTTGCCGGGTTGAAGGCCGACTCCAGGAGACCCATGTAGCGGTCGTACTCCCGGCGCAGCGTCAGGAACTTCTCGAAGCGTGTGATCGGCACGTTCGTGAGGCAGTAGAGGCGGTTAAACACAATGCCATATTTCTCGTGAAGGACGCGCTTGTAGTCGGCTTCCAGCCCGGCCTGCGGCGGCGGCAAGTGCGCGCCCAGCGGATTGTAGACCAGGTGCAACTCCAGCCCTGTTCCCGGCATGCTGTAGCCCAGACGGTTCAACATCTGGAGGGCTCGGATGCTCAACTCGAATGTCCCGTCTCCTCGCTGGCGATCCACGTTCGCTTCGAGATAGCAAGGCAGCGAAGCGATCAACTCAACCCGATTCTCCCTGAAGAACTCCGGCAGGTAGTATTTCCCAGGCTCAAAGAGAACGGTGAGGTTGCACCGATCGATGACATGGCGCTTGAGCCGCACGCAGGACTTCACAAGGTACTCGAAGTTTGGATTCAGTTCAGGCGCGCCGCCCGTGATGTCTACAGTGGGGATCGCCGAGCTCTCTACAAACTGGAGAACGGCCTCGACGGTTTCACGCCCCATGATCTCCTTGCGTCCCGGCCCCGCCTCCACATGGCAGTGGATGCAGGCCTGGTTGCAGTATCTCCCCATGTTCACCTGGAGCACATCGATCTGACGCTTGCGAAAGCCGTCACCGGCCTCCTTAATCCTCTGAGCAAAGTGTTGCATGGTTCGCTCGTCACTCACGGACAGCAGGCGCTTCCAGGACCGCAGACATTGGGCGAGGTCTGCGTGGCCTTGTAGTCCATTCCCTTGGTCTCGCGGGGATGGCGCCGCTCCGTCCGCCTGCAGTCAAACACTTCGGCCTCCTCCAGCGGGATCTCTTCTCTGGGCGGCACAGGGATAACCTGATCCTGATATGGGGGCTTGGCATAGAGCTGGTAGGTCTTGTCGCAGACCGCGACCCGTACCCCACGCGGCAGAACGTGGTTGTCATCGTCGACTACCTGTTTCCACGGGCCACGATAGATCACCGCCTGGTTTCGCTCAATGCAGGGTCCTTCCTTTCCCTTGTAGGCCGTGAGCGTGATCGAGCGAAACTCGATCCCCTCGATCGTCTGATAC
Above is a genomic segment from Candidatus Methylomirabilota bacterium containing:
- a CDS encoding inorganic phosphate transporter, giving the protein MPWTVLLFAASMFVAYANGANDNFKGVATLFGSGTTTYRKALWLATGATLTGSVAAAFVATTLIQTFGGRGLIPAALAGSKPFLVAVILGAAFTVALATKIGAPISTTHSLTGAMIGTGLVAVGFDLGFSTLWTNFLKPLMVSPLLAVGLALLAYPLFRLAANWTGITKEACLCVGEEFVPVAVATTAEGRHLPIGTTPLRVVLDEAEGCRRRYTGTMMGVSAQTVLDGVHYLSAGAVSFARGLNDTPKIVALGVAAGSVDLTWGASLVALFMALGGLLHARSVAETVSTRITAMDADQGVIANLVTSFLVIFASRWGLPVSTTHVSCGALFGIGASNGKAQWGVVRNIVLAWVITLPVAALVAAGIYVLLQRVA
- a CDS encoding radical SAM protein, translated to MQHFAQRIKEAGDGFRKRQIDVLQVNMGRYCNQACIHCHVEAGPGRKEIMGRETVEAVLQFVESSAIPTVDITGGAPELNPNFEYLVKSCVRLKRHVIDRCNLTVLFEPGKYYLPEFFRENRVELIASLPCYLEANVDRQRGDGTFELSIRALQMLNRLGYSMPGTGLELHLVYNPLGAHLPPPQAGLEADYKRVLHEKYGIVFNRLYCLTNVPITRFEKFLTLRREYDRYMGLLESAFNPATLDRVMCRNLLSVGWEGSVYDCDFNQALNMPLQDGKGRPLKIWELAADAVEGRQILVGNHCYACTAGAGSSCGGAIIS